TTTAGATAAGCTGATCGATACAGCTCAAAAATGTGAAGCTGAGCAATCCGCTGTTTGGATATCGCTGGGTCTTGCACTGTTAGGACTCGTCATCGCCATTGTCGGAGCATTGATTTTAGCCGTAAGTGCAGGCGCTATTTCTACGGTATTTTTAGCTCCCTTAAGTGCAGTTGGTGGAAAGGTTAGTACAGGTATGGTTGTGGGTGGTTCTGTGCTTCTTTTAGCAGGAATAGGTCTTTTTTGCGAAGATATTGAAGATAATTCAGCGAGCGATACTACACACGATTACTTAGAACCATCACCAATTTTCTGATTCATAAAACACTTGATAACAATATATGAGTTAATCACTCTATGCAGAATTTCGACTCGCATTTAAATTCGTTGGCAGTGTTTTGAGTATTATTTTTTTATATAGTTGTTGCTCTTCTTTAGTAAGATCAGGTTTACGAAGCATCATGAGAATATACTGTTGAATAACTTGAAGGGGCAATACTATCGATTCACGTAATTGAATCGATGTTCTAATACCTGGATCTTCTGCAAGCAGATAAGATTGGCCGGTGATTTTCAAAAGAGCCGACTCTGATAGAGCCGCTTCATCAGCCAAAAGTTTCCAAAATTCGCCGTATTCAGGATCGTCAGCCAAATAATGCGTGAGAGGAAAATAATTTTTTAACAAACTCTGCATTGTATTCTCAACCAACGTATGAAAATACAAATTTCGTTTATAAAGTTCTTCGAGTTCAGCTTGTTTACCTTGATCGATCAGCTTTTGAATAGCGGTTCCAAACCCATAATATCCCGGAACATTTTGCTTCATCTCGCTCCATGAACTGACAAATGTTATGGCGCGCAAATTATCCAAATTCAGAGGCCCTTTTTTATCTCGCCGAGGAGGACGACTAGCTATATTTAATTCACCAAAAAAATTGAGTGGCGTAATATTTTCTAAATACGGTATAAATTTAGGATGATGAATTAAGGCTTGATAGCTCTCTGAACTTAATTCTGACAATGCTCCCAACAACGCTTCATCTTCCGGTGACATCGACTTTACTGAGCGATCAACATTCGCTAATCCAGCTGTATATAATTGACCAATATTATAGCGTGCGGCGGCTATCGTTCCATAATTGGTACTGATTGTTTGGCCTTGTAGAGTCAGCTGTAATTCATGCTGTGGAATGGTACTGACTAATGCCCTATAAAATTTATGCGTATTTCCACCACCACGAGAAGGCGGGCCACCACGCCCATCAAAAAACACACAATTCACAGAATATTCATCACTAATTTTTTTCAATCGTGTTTTTGCCTGATAAATTGCCCAATTAGCTGTTAAATACCCACCATCTTTTGTCCCATCTGAATAACCCAGCATAATTGTTTGAAATTTTTCTCGTGACTGTAAATGCGCTGAATAATAGGGATTTTCGTAGAGGTCTTTCATGATACGGGGTGCGTTTTTCAAATCGTCAATAGATTCAAATAGGGGAACAATATTCATTGGAATAGCGTCTTCCTCAACTCCACACCAATACAATAACAATAATACTTCAAGAACATGATTCACAGACTGGGTGTGGCTAATAATATATCGATTTAAACCGTAATCTCCGACACTATCTTGTAATTTCTTAATGCTTTTAAACAAGGTTATTGTCTCTTCTTGCACACTGCCTACTGGAAATGATGGCAATGATTTTATGGCCTCTTTATCAAAATACTGCTGCAATATAAGCAATTTTCCCTCATCCGCTTGATTGAAATAATCAATCGTAGGATCTTCTTTTTGTAGAATTTCGTGTATCAATTGAGCGTGTACAAGAGAATCTTGACGAATATCTAAAGCAGCATAATGAAATCCAAAACTAGTGACTGCACAAATCAAATGTTCTAATTTACCGGAATAAAGACCCGCATGTTGCTCATCAATAATTTGTTTTAGAGCAATAAGATCATTGATAAATTCCGAGGGGGCAGAGTAGGGCAGACCCTTTACGATAGATTGTTTTCTTGCGCGCTGAATCGTCGCACGCAATCGACTATCAACATTATCCAATATTTCCAAAACATGTTTAAAGGTAAGACGATGTTTTAGCTGCTCTAATTCGTATTGATATTTATTTAAAATACGCAGATGCAGCATATTAACGACTTCTTCTGTAACCTGCGTTGTGACATTAGGATTTCCATCACGGTCACCCCCAGGCCAAAATCCTAATTCTATGGCGGGAGACAGCATACCTAATTTCGCATCGAGCATTTTCTGAAGAGAACTAATAGTCGGATAAAAAATCTGATCTAAATATTGGCAAAGAAATAAAGCTTCATCAAGCGGCGTTGGTTTATGCGTATTTGAAAATGACGTGTTAGCCATTTGCAACAATAAATCTCCAATAGTTTCTTCATCTTTATTACTAATCGCCACCGTTAGATCTTGTAAAATACCGATAATCTGTGAAGGATAAAATTGTGTAGGGTGTGCAGTAAGCACTAAGCGAATTCGATATTTTTCAAATGTGGATCTAGAAATATTAGCCGTGTGCTTTATCCAATATTCCAAGGTACCTGGCGCATCTTGATCATGCGTTTTTTCAAAAACCGCGTCTTCGATTGCATCAAATAAAACGACCTGACGCTCAATAAACTGTAAAAACCAAAATAGTAATTCTATCTGCTTATTTTCTTCGTGGACGTTTGCAATTTCATTAAAGAATTGATTCAAAATTTCATCGGGTGATTGTTCTTTTTTAAGTTCCTGAATACAAAAATCAGAGAACTTCATCAACAATGCGCCCGCTTCAGGAAGATCTTCAAACGGAAGACTCAAAAAGCGTTTAGCGTATCTTTGATAAAGTTCGCTCAAATCAAATTTTTTAGTACTACTATCATCCATGATAGGTCTATTTCCAACTTTTGTATCGACTAATCTACTGGGATTTGTTATTGAAAATATAGCCTAGGTTTCTAATTAAAGCTAATAATTCCAATTCTTTAATCCACCAGCCAATGACCTTACTGACTTAAAATTCATCGAATTTAATATTTCTACAGCTGACGCACTTCGCATTCCAGAAAGGCAATATACTATTATATCATCATCTGGATTTAGCTCGCTTGCACGACCATGAAGCTCTGATAAAGGAATCAGCTTACCCCCGATATTAAAACTCGCATGCTCTTCGGGTGAACGAACATCAATTAACACAAAAGCCTCACCCGCCGTAATTTTCTGATGCAACGCTTCACACGAGATACTCTCTAAGCCTATTTGATTCATGACACTTTCCTCTCAAGTTTATGTTTTCAAAAATCATACCTGCCATTCTATTTGATCTGATATGAATATGCACCTCTGCTTGTCTGCGATGCAAGACAAGTACTGTCTATTTCTTGTCTTCCTGAGAAGACAAGAGGGGGAGGAATAGAGGGACAGTGGTCAGATATTTGCCTGGCTCATTTTAATGCCCAAGCTTCCTTGCCACGCAAATAAACAGGCAATGCTTCTTCTGGTCTAACAGAGTAGCCTCCTGCAAATAATTCGGCGGCCAATAATCCTAAATACTGCGCCTCAGGAAATACTGGCTCTGTTTTTTCAAAGGTAATTCCTTGCAAACGTCTATCCAATGCCTGCTCATACTGTTGCCAAGCATCGCCTACAGCACACCAGCCAAAATTCTCAACAGGTAGCTCAACATCCTCGGGCAATCTCAACTGATCCTCAATCACCGCTCTCATCAAACCATTTTCATCGGCACAATAAGCCGCCCAATACACTTCCTTCATCCGCGCATCCTGGCCCACCAAAACGTTATCTCTAGTCAATTTAACCAAAGCTGTTTGCGCAAGAACTTGCAAAGAAGACACCGGAATTACCGGCAAATCAGCACCCAACGCCAACCCCTGCACCACTCCAACCCCAATCCGGACCCCCGTAAATCCTCCGGGCCCTCGTCCCACCGCAATAGCGTCTAATTGCCCCAACTTCAACCCCGCCTCAGCCAACAAAGACTCTACCCAAGGCAAAACAAACTGCGCATGCTCCCGCGCTGCCAACGCATAACGCTGCACCACCTCATCCCCAACCGCCAAAGCAACACTGCAAGCCGCGGTCGATGTCTCTACCGAAAGTATTTTAGTCATGCCTCAGTGTATTACGATTAAAGCCAGAGTAAAAGGGAGCAACTCTTCAGTCGTCACTCAAAAACAGAATCCTCAATGGTTATTCGAGTTTATTTACTGATTGCCAAATACCGATCTAGCGCATTGGCAAATTTTTGAATATCTTGTTTACTCATTATTTTGGGTCCACCGGTTTGTATGCCAGTAGAACGAAGGACTTCATTAAAGTTTCGCACACTCAGACGTTGCTTAATATTTTCTTTAGTATAAAGCGTCCCACGCGGATTCAGTGCCACCGCATGTTTATCAATCACTTTATCAGCCAACGGAATATCTGCGGTGATTACTAAATCATGGGGCTCAACAACATCAGCAATATAATCATCAGCAACATCAAAACCACCCGGCACTAACACGGTTTTAATTAATGCATGACGAAGCACATTTAGTGGTTTGTTCGCTACCAATATCAGCTCACGTTGCGTACGAATCGCTGCTTTTATCAGTATTTCTTTTATCGCTTTAGGGCATGCATCCGCATCGATGTAAATTTTCATGTCATTCCTTCTCAAAGTGGCGCATCAAACTGACCTCAGCACCAAACAACCTAATCTGATACAAGATTGAGTCACGTGAGTCAAGCCATAAGGCATCTTGACTCATTCGACTCATACTTGACTCATGAGTCGCTCTTGACTCACAGTGTGTTAGCTTTTCATATCCTTAGTATTAACCTGGATATTACCTTAATTTTATATGATAATGAGCGATATCGCGTGTTTTAGAAAAGCATATTAATCTTAGACCAGGTAACCATCAATGACATTTAAAGCAATTATATTCGATTTTGACGGGATTTTATTCGACAGTGAAAAACTCCACTTGCAGGCATGCAACAAAGTTTTTGAAACACTAGGATTCACTATCTCTGACGATGAATATTTTCAAAAATATGTTGGTCTAGCTGATAACGAAATGTTCGAGTCAATTTTTAATAATAAAAAAATATCATGTTCAACCGAACAATCCAAGCTTTATAGAATCAGAAAAATTCAAGAATACCAAAAAATAATTCGCGAAATAAAATCTTTAGAGGGAGTAGAAGGGGCCAGAGAATTTTTAGAGAGTCACTCTAAATCAATTAATAATTTCGCCATCTGTAGTTGTGCGACTAGAGTTGAAATTGACGCCACACTAAATCTCTTGGAAGGTGGTTCTCTAAAAAAATACTTCAAATTAATTACAACAAAAGACGATATAAACGAAGGGAAGCCATCGCCCGAAGGCTATTTATTAACTGCCGATCGATTAAATATTTCTCCTAATAATTGCCTAGCTATTGAAGATACTCCTATCGGGATCGCCGCAGCAAAATCGGCCGGGATGAAGGTAGCTGCGCTCACAACCACACACAATTCAAGCTCCCTTACCAATGCCGATTTCATAGCTGATCATTACAATAAGATTGATGCATGGATAAAATCACTAATGAATAATGTGGCATAGAGCAGATTTTAACGACAGGCATCGATCAACTGTTGCGCACCTTTTTCCAATAATTGCTTTGCCACAGACTCACCCAACATCTCTGCTTGGTTCAAATTTGCACGACCTTCTGCACTAACTGATTTAGAGCCATCAGCCAGCATGACGTCAGATTTTAAAATTAATTCATCCCCAACACATTCCGCGTAAGCCGCCATAACTGATCGGCAATGAGGCTGTAATGTTTTTATTACGCGGCGTTCTGCTTGCCATGTTGCAAATGTTGGAGGGTGCACTAATGAATTCAACATTTTTTTCATTTGTTCATCGTTTTCTCTAAATTGAACAGCCAATGTTGCTTGACTTAATCCAGGCAGCATTTGATCTTTTGAAATAATTTCATAGTGCAAATTTTTTAATTTTAATCTTTCCAATCCTGCTGCAGCTAATAAAATTCCACTTAAATCATCCTGTAAATTTTCATCCATTTGCTGTAATCGTTCTGGCACATTACCTCGAGATTCAACAACATTTAAATCAGGTCGTAATTTCAACAAATAAGCGCGACGCCTTAAACTCGACGTTCCAACTTTAGCTCCTTTTGGTAAATCTAAAAATTTCACTCGCTCACCTTTTTCAGAAATTATTCGCCCAATAAACGCGTCGCCAGGATTCCCACGTGGTAAAACAGGCAATAGAGCAGTCCCTGCTTCAATTAATCTAGGAATATCTTTTGATGAATGTACTGCAAAATCAATATCACCACTTAAAATCGCAATCTCAAGTTCATAAATCCAATCTTTTTTATTAGTAATCCCGCCCAATGGATCATCTTGAATGGCGTCACCTCGCGTTGAGATTTCTTGCAGCTCAATCTTAAGCCCAGGGTGCTTTTCTTTGAGCGCATCGATGACTAACTGCGTTTGCATTACCGCCAGCAGACTTCCTCGTGTTCCGCATTTGATTACCATACATAACTCCATAAAAATATTGATAAGACGAGAGTAAAACATTCCCATGAACCTGACAATGGACGAATTGGCTAAGCCAAAAGTGCGGAAGACGGTCATTTTGGGCGGCTCCAGAGCCCCATAAATGCTGTATTTTCATTGAAATCAAAGGGGTTACATGGTAGAATCACAGCTAAGTAAATTTGTCAATTTAGTAGTTGATAAGATTGTCTTAATATAGGCCTGAGATAATAGTTTGGAGACGATTGGGCAGAGAGTGGAAAAGGCAGACAATTGATGCTAAAATTGCAATATAAACTGAGATAAATTTATGAACAAGAATCGAAACATGGAGCAGACTTCCGAGACCTTGCGTGATTACCACCGCAAGGCGTTATCCTTCTTGAGAGAAAATCTCAATCCCGTGCTTGCCCAACACTTCACTAAGATGAAAGAAAACAGCGCCTTAATGGTCCTAGAATCTTCTACCCCTACGTACATCAGAAATATTCAAGCTATCCTAAACTTGATGCTCTTAGCAGAACGCGCTAGTACTGCCTATGCCAGCGATAACGATAATGTACTTGACCAGATTTTTACTCTGACAGAATACTATGACATCGCAAACGAAACCTTTTTAACCTTAAATCGCTTTGATTTGAAAGCAAGTCCTGAAACTCTACACCTCATCACTCTCTTACGTAATCACGATCGCATCTCATTTGATGCATTAACGAATACACTCCCTGAACTCGCCAAGCTCACTAAGGAAATCAAGGGCGCTAGTTCAACCGCTATTGATAAATTAGGCGATGTTGTAAGTGATTTGAATCTAGCTTTAAAGAAAAGCCAAGAGAATGACCCTTCCAATAAACAAGTTCTCGAAGGCGTTGTTGCCGTTTCAGCGCCCAATTTGGCTGAAAAATTTGAACTTAAAGATAGTGATGAACGCTATGTTATAAATCCACAAGCCGATGGTGAAGTTGTCACTTCAGTTAAAAGAATTGCTAACTCCCTTGATTATTTGAACGAAGCGCTGAATTTCAAACTCAATGCAGAGAAAGGTCAGTTTTTTGGCGGATTAGTAGAAGGCGTACTCAAATACAAAGAAGTCATCGGTGCAATATGCTCACTGAGCCCAGCCATTTTGAATACATCGGAAGACATTAAAACCAAGCTTCGAGCAAAAGCCAAAAAATTAATTCCTGTTATTCGCGAAGCCATGCTTAACGCAGTCAAAATGGAAATTGAATTAGGTCTTCGTCCAGGTTATTTAGCAGATCAAATTTTGCCTTTTGCAACTCGTTACATTGAGTTTGCAAAAACCATTGGCATGAAATTATCCATTGATGAGAAAAGATTATTTCTTTCAGAACGACAAGCTCTTCGTAAAAAAACTCTTGATGACGCTGCAGCTGCTTTAGAGAAAACAAGGCAACTAAAACAAAAGGTTGATCAAGTTGAGGTATTGCTTAATACCACCACACCACTTTCTAATTTTGATGCTGTAGATCTTGCAACGTTAACGCACGCAATTCCATTACTACAATTACCTAAAGACTTAGAAACACAGTTTAAAAAAGAAATTAATGAAGCTTTCGAAGGGCTATCAGTCATAGGCATTGGTATCGATTATCTAAGAAACATGGCAGGCCACAGAATTTCTGTTCAAAACCAAATATGGGATCATGTTTACAAGAATTTCGCCGATATTGAAGCCCATGAAAACACGCTCGAATCTCAAATCACTGCCCTTAACTTTGGACGTGTTCATGAGCTTCTTAATGAAAAACCAACGTACGAACTCACAAAAGAAGAAACAGAATTCTTACTGGAACACATTGATTATTATGTTAGCACATCAAAAATTACCGATAAGCATGCTCTGCACGGCTTTGATCAGATTAAAAAACAGCTTCAAGATTTAAATAAATATCATGCCATAGGCGACAACAACCAGGCTACGGAAGATAATACCCCGTCTTCAGTTGACCTTGTCGCACTCAATAAAGACATCAATTCAAGAAATATCAAGATGGCGGATGTTGCTAAAGAATTTCGTCAATTTATTTTAGGAAACATTAGAGCGTATTTCGCAGAATCAATAGTTCAAAGTTTTGACTCAGCAAATGATAACGGCATCTTTGAGATTTATTCAGACGATCCCAAACATATTCAAGATATGAAAAATCTCTTATCTGCATTAACTGTTTTGGAGAAAACCTTCCGGGCTGCTGAAGGTTCTTACTTTTCTGGATTAATGCAAGCTACAAAATTAAAAGAAATTGCCTCTCAATTTCATTTGAATTATCAACAACAGATGGAATTGGCCAACTTATTCTTTGGTAAAGTGTCAACTCGAGCAACAACACTGGGCAATGAGTTAACATCTGATGTCAAATTTGGTCTCTATCTAAAAGACCATGCTGATTCATCAAAAGCACAGCCAACCAATAGTAATGGCAACCCCCAAAGCTTTATTGGCTTTTTTCATAGTGCCCTTTCACTTTCTGAGTGGGCCTATAGTTACATCGATTTTTCAAAAGCATCCGGTTCAGCAAACGTTGATCTCAAGCCTTATGTTGAACAAATGATTTATATCAAAAAACTTACCGAAGAATTTATACAAGACTATTTTAAAGAGGGCTTTGCCGAACGCTTTACGCCTAACGCAATGGGTCTCTACAATTTAGGGGAAACGGATAGCGCTATCGTTAGAGACGCTAAAACGATGCTCAATTCACTTCATCATATGACAATTTCCACTGATGACGTCAATAATTATTTGCAAAGGTCTT
Above is a window of Gammaproteobacteria bacterium DNA encoding:
- a CDS encoding phosphoenolpyruvate carboxylase, with protein sequence MDDSSTKKFDLSELYQRYAKRFLSLPFEDLPEAGALLMKFSDFCIQELKKEQSPDEILNQFFNEIANVHEENKQIELLFWFLQFIERQVVLFDAIEDAVFEKTHDQDAPGTLEYWIKHTANISRSTFEKYRIRLVLTAHPTQFYPSQIIGILQDLTVAISNKDEETIGDLLLQMANTSFSNTHKPTPLDEALFLCQYLDQIFYPTISSLQKMLDAKLGMLSPAIELGFWPGGDRDGNPNVTTQVTEEVVNMLHLRILNKYQYELEQLKHRLTFKHVLEILDNVDSRLRATIQRARKQSIVKGLPYSAPSEFINDLIALKQIIDEQHAGLYSGKLEHLICAVTSFGFHYAALDIRQDSLVHAQLIHEILQKEDPTIDYFNQADEGKLLILQQYFDKEAIKSLPSFPVGSVQEETITLFKSIKKLQDSVGDYGLNRYIISHTQSVNHVLEVLLLLYWCGVEEDAIPMNIVPLFESIDDLKNAPRIMKDLYENPYYSAHLQSREKFQTIMLGYSDGTKDGGYLTANWAIYQAKTRLKKISDEYSVNCVFFDGRGGPPSRGGGNTHKFYRALVSTIPQHELQLTLQGQTISTNYGTIAAARYNIGQLYTAGLANVDRSVKSMSPEDEALLGALSELSSESYQALIHHPKFIPYLENITPLNFFGELNIASRPPRRDKKGPLNLDNLRAITFVSSWSEMKQNVPGYYGFGTAIQKLIDQGKQAELEELYKRNLYFHTLVENTMQSLLKNYFPLTHYLADDPEYGEFWKLLADEAALSESALLKITGQSYLLAEDPGIRTSIQLRESIVLPLQVIQQYILMMLRKPDLTKEEQQLYKKIILKTLPTNLNASRNSA
- a CDS encoding HAD family phosphatase, with product MTFKAIIFDFDGILFDSEKLHLQACNKVFETLGFTISDDEYFQKYVGLADNEMFESIFNNKKISCSTEQSKLYRIRKIQEYQKIIREIKSLEGVEGAREFLESHSKSINNFAICSCATRVEIDATLNLLEGGSLKKYFKLITTKDDINEGKPSPEGYLLTADRLNISPNNCLAIEDTPIGIAAAKSAGMKVAALTTTHNSSSLTNADFIADHYNKIDAWIKSLMNNVA
- a CDS encoding YaiI/YqxD family protein, yielding MKIYIDADACPKAIKEILIKAAIRTQRELILVANKPLNVLRHALIKTVLVPGGFDVADDYIADVVEPHDLVITADIPLADKVIDKHAVALNPRGTLYTKENIKQRLSVRNFNEVLRSTGIQTGGPKIMSKQDIQKFANALDRYLAISK
- the tsaB gene encoding tRNA (adenosine(37)-N6)-threonylcarbamoyltransferase complex dimerization subunit type 1 TsaB — translated: MTKILSVETSTAACSVALAVGDEVVQRYALAAREHAQFVLPWVESLLAEAGLKLGQLDAIAVGRGPGGFTGVRIGVGVVQGLALGADLPVIPVSSLQVLAQTALVKLTRDNVLVGQDARMKEVYWAAYCADENGLMRAVIEDQLRLPEDVELPVENFGWCAVGDAWQQYEQALDRRLQGITFEKTEPVFPEAQYLGLLAAELFAGGYSVRPEEALPVYLRGKEAWALK
- the hemC gene encoding hydroxymethylbilane synthase, which produces MVIKCGTRGSLLAVMQTQLVIDALKEKHPGLKIELQEISTRGDAIQDDPLGGITNKKDWIYELEIAILSGDIDFAVHSSKDIPRLIEAGTALLPVLPRGNPGDAFIGRIISEKGERVKFLDLPKGAKVGTSSLRRRAYLLKLRPDLNVVESRGNVPERLQQMDENLQDDLSGILLAAAGLERLKLKNLHYEIISKDQMLPGLSQATLAVQFRENDEQMKKMLNSLVHPPTFATWQAERRVIKTLQPHCRSVMAAYAECVGDELILKSDVMLADGSKSVSAEGRANLNQAEMLGESVAKQLLEKGAQQLIDACR
- a CDS encoding rhodanese-like domain-containing protein gives rise to the protein MNQIGLESISCEALHQKITAGEAFVLIDVRSPEEHASFNIGGKLIPLSELHGRASELNPDDDIIVYCLSGMRSASAVEILNSMNFKSVRSLAGGLKNWNY